ttagtaaaaatatttgcagagaactaaaagaaatgtaaaatagataaaaaaaatcaaaacttaCTTTAcgatttcttattaaaaaaaatttttttttaactaccgACCCCTACTCAGACCTAGTATACATCGATTGACGacgtcttttataatttatatttaaaaaacaaattttcttcAGGTTCCTACTACCTTTTGAAAACCACGAAAGGAAAAACGGCTCTAAATTCCAAAAGATAAATGGACATAATGAGCCAAAAGATACTATTGAAGTAAAAGATTCACCCCTAAGAGAAATAGACTCGATAAAAGACAGAGAAGAGAGAGAACAGAGATTGAGAACTCCATCCCCGAAGAAAGATAAAGTACTATTAGACAATGAGACGGGAGAAGTTGTTAAAACAGAAGATTTGAACGTCACTTCTAAACCAGCAGAAGAATTGAATAGAGAATTCTTAGATTCTTTAAAAGAAGAATTACCTAAAGAAGATAAGTCTTGTATGAAAATCTCCGTCAAACCTGTGGAGAAATTAAGAGATACGGAAGAGAACAGAGATGCTATGTATTTGAATGAATTGACGCAGAAATTTAGCCtgggtaagtttttttatattaaattgttcacATAAGAGGTTTCCAAACTTTTTTTGGACTACAAAATCCTAGATTCTTAGGTTTGATTATTTTAGGTCATAGAATTTGTAATTCTTTTCTTCGGACCCTATTTTAGTTTGCGTCCTAACTTTTTGTACATAAAGTCTTATGTCTGAATTTTCCTTTAGAATGTTTTAGTGccatttttagtatttttttaatgatcaGTTACTTTCTTGTTCCTCTCAGAATAGCTTTGCAGAGACCAAACTCTGCAACGCTAACGGTCTACACTATTAAAAGAGtatttgtctgtttgtttgtgtcgaataaactcaaaaactactggatagattttaaaaattctttcaccgttagaaagctacattatcactgagtaacataggctatgtacaatattattatataatgttgaagtatataaaatcgttaaaaaaataattgtctaCAAACGCGAAgctttgtttgttatttccattgtaacattaaattattatataaatatattttttatatcataagttggcaaacgagcaaacggcaaACCGACTGCTGCCCATACATCCGcaattacaatttaactgacagagaaagaagatatttctccttcctatgcgtcccatcctccgtcaaaatataattcccctttccaatttttttataagaaaaaagatgggaagggaacgtgagactgtacttggaattacttcaacttgacgcctgtcttctgtatggttgtggtatttcactgagcgaggacaattcttggacctaacaaatattgttgttgcggaaTCTACTACAGTTaaagctttaataaaaatcatttattttatctattattcTAAAAcgagcttttacccgcgactccgtccgcgcggaataaaaaaaaatgcacacaagttaaaaaagttcctatgtccgtctcccagttctaagctacctccccatcaattttcagctaaatcagttcgacctatcttgagttatagtgtaactaacacgactttcttttatatatatagataacatgTATATAATATCGTATCATGTTATCATACCCGGGTTGTATTGATACAGCGAGCGCTGACGCAGTGTTACTGCAGCAGCTGGCGGCCGACAGGAAGATCCTCAACGGTCACCCCCCGAACCCCCCAACACAGCAACCCCCAACATCATCCCCACAACATGTACAACCTCAGACAACACATACAACTCAACCAGATCAGGTATGTAGTGTTTTTGCACGACTTACAGTAGGGTAATGGttttaactagctttcgcTCGCGACTACATCCGAGgacataaagaaaaataataataaggctatgtgttctttcagattatgttctatatctgtgtcaaatttcatctagattaTTTGAGTCGTTCctgagatacattcaaacaaacatccatccattcatacatccatactttcggatttataatattagtaacaagtaacataagaaaaaaaatataatatcttattttagcCCTTCTAGTGTTTTTTGTGTctcacgtaatttatggatgtaatatgtatgtatttcagAGGAGCGGCCGACCTTTAGGCCGCAGTTCACTGCGCGCGGTGCGAGTGAAGCCCACACGCCCCCCACCACCTCCACCTCCACCCACCACACGTGAGTCTCATACAACACATACAACACATACATTAACTTCATACAACCTCGAACTTTACACAGCTTTAAGATAGTTCTAGaaattaaagtgtttttttttttttgatatagaatatgttttttttatataaccacagcatttttattaatagataaattaaaaaaagctaaatttattaaatacgtaAGTATGTATGACACgagacagtttttttttatatttatgtatttttagtaacaattttttgttgtatattCCAGCATCAGTGCCGCCATTGGGAGCTGACTCCGCCTCCTCACCACAACCTGCACTCAATAACTTTGGTATACATCATCCCCACACACCGCCCGCTGCCACCACAACTGTCAACAATGCCACCACTGTCACTGCCACTGCCACCACTGTCACCACTGCCAGCAACAGTGATGATGAGATCGTAGAGGTGAGGATATAAACAGTTATAGAAATTGTCACATTTCGTTACAAGAGAGAGACGAAAGATGATATTTACTGTGAGAGGGAAAGAGATACAATACCTGTAACTTTCTGGACGATGTATTTCATAAGATATTTTCCCCTCAGGTGCCCTACAAGCCAAAAACACCAGAAATAATAGACCTGGACGAGTACCCGGAGAGCCCTCAGGAGATCAAGAAGAAGAAGCTGGACATTCTGAAGGAGCGCGGTCTGGAGGTGACCGCCGtgccccccgcaccccccgcgccccccgcctGGCCCCTCGCCCCCCACCTGCCCCCACTCGCACCCCTCGTACTCAACCCCGCCATGCAGCATCAGATCATGACACAGGCGCAGCTGTTCCACATGTACAACATCCTGCCCCCCCACCTGCCCAATGGTGTGCGACCCCCCAAGGTCATACAGGGCACCGGCATCTTCGGCTCCTCCGGACCCGAGAAGACCGTCTATGGAAACCCCAAGGACCCCTTCATGCCTCCCCCGCACGTCCTGCATGGGGTCCCGGTCAGACCTCAGCGCGCCATCCAGAGCCCCCCACCGCCCCACCAAGTCCTCGACCTCACCTGCAAGCTCACCCCCCAGACCCCCCACAAACCTGCCGTAGAAATAGTACGAGTACCGACATCGCCCCCAAAACCACCGACACCACAAAATCTGGCCAAAAATTATACACTAATTGATGGCAAAGCTGTCGTCGGCTCCAATTTAGAGATCACTCTAGTCAACCCAAAATCCCAGACACCACCTAAAAGACCACCACAAAAAAGGTCATCGAATGGCAAATTCATGTCAGCGAAGACCTCGACACCACCCAAAGAATACCCAAAACCATACCAACAGTCACCTGCCAAGAAAAACCCAATCACCATCCCCACATACCACACCAGAGATGACACATCTCCAAGTTCAACAGGTTCCAGAGACTCGAATCCATTAAAAAGTCCAAGTTTAGCTCAGATGATGGAACTCCAGAAGTCATCGATGCCACCAATGGCGGTGCCATTCATGGACCCGGTGTACATGAGTGCGTTGTACAGCAGCTTGGGGCACATGGACCAGAGACAGCTGGCGGTCTACCGGGACCTGGTCGCCAGTCAGTTCCGAGGATACTCCGGTCTTTTAAATATAGGAACTCCTACAacgaaaaattaatacatctCTAGTCTTTAGAGCCCgttgtaaataaagtatttatatggtttattttttattaaatttaattacaatattttaaaaagaaaaaaaaatcctttttttaataacgtatatattttacgaaattaaatgttattttgtcaattatttataaattgatatgttgtcaaaaaaaaaaagatattgcctaaaaaaatttgaattaaaatggttttcttgtattttaatagtagatttctgagaccgaaatctctGCATTAATAAACATCAGTGTGATTATCTTTGAAGATACGGAgacttattttaaatggagattttgttcttagaaaccaacgctAAGTGTTCATTAATACAACgggctaaaaattatttgtgatacgtgaaaaagaaataacacgcgattttaatttcgcgcgttTAGTTAGTGGGGGGGGGGATATGGGAACAATTAATTCCTTTTCAAgtgttttttgtatatattagtttttaaaatacgacTTTCctatagatatataataaaacttagcTAAATTCTAGTtcgtaatagttttttttaggttatgttttttctaACATGCAATTTGTAAATAAGCGTGGTGCTGTCTCGCTCTGGCGCGGTGTGTGCGAGCGAGACGGCCGCTCTCAGGCGGTGTTGTGGCACTTAATGTAAGATTTATCGGTTGccgtacaaaataaataatacaaaatttgaatttgttgtttgatttttttacttggaaataaaaaaataataataattttttggcTTTAACACCTTAGTacagtgattctcaaccactgtgccgccaaattttgcaaatatataataatgttaatattattaaattatatcatttaaaaagaaaaatatttttaacatatattcatatatttaaatccacaagaaaataaattattttattatttgctttgcaacgcataaaagaacaatggcagaaaaatagttgaaaaaaatggcgtctagaaatgtcatatagatacaattaattttatacattttgataaactatttatgCAGTGTGTggtagtaagtaaataatttttatctttttctttgtgtgccgccaaattttgaaatcgttAAATATGTGCCGCAACAAAAACaaggttgagaatcactgccTTAGTATATTTAgccaatttttattattcttgaataatcttactaatataaaagtatcttcagaacaacggattttgatgaaatttgacacagatgtagaaaatagtctggcaGAACAcaggctattttttttgttctgcTCAAAGTttcggtcgacagctagtcttaaaAAATTCTGAGATAACCTGcagtaaaaatagttattaaaatttctaaataagtaaaaaaaaaaaaacaaaatgatccGGTGTTTAAggtttattactaaaaaaaaatgattaaacatgatgacaaaacataaaacaaattatatgacgataataaaaaaacatattttggcACGTgacgtaatttaatatttacatattaacagattatatttacaaattatttatacaatttttaaatctaataaaactATTGCTATTGTTCTAtgacacatttaaaatttaaccaaAGAGTAAGAGATGACATCTTACTCTTTgacaaaatgaaacaatacAAAAGTCACTGCAGTTAAATTCTTTAGTAAAAACTactttaagttaatatttattggtcaaaataataataaaattcaacgaacataagaaataaatacacgAATTGTTTCAATCAGTCATTGAACGATGTATACACGAACCGTAAACAGTTGCTGCGTTTCCTAAAGTTTTACGTTGCAATTGTTGTTTGCTTGAAACAGTACGTGTATAATTTTTGTGGCATTATGAATCTCAAAAaactatgaatttatttatttatctattaatacAGTGTTAaccttgaaaataaaactatgtcctacaaaattatttaaactaatttgaCTGTaggaacaaaaattatttattgatgatcttaatttaaaattaaagattaaatttcaatttaagctgtcaattttttttaatatgcgaTATACGATGACGTTATCTAGTTTAGGCGTTGCGTTGCTATCCCGTTTAGTTCTGTCATAAAGTAAAACCTACTTATACACAGGAAATGTCACagacgaaaaaaaatctttgtaataGGGCTTTGTAACACATTTTTGACTTTGACAGGACGTTAATGAGCTGTCATCTACTTTGACATTTGCCCGCCAAATCAAATGACTTGTTCTAAATGTCCTCTGAAGTATTCAAGTATAAAATAGGAATAcaacttatttacttaaatattaaaattattaatctaaACGTGTGTTTTCACTGACGAGACATATTAAGTGAAAAATTGGTAtctcaactttttttttaccgattctaaatgaaattataccTCGTAAAGGTCCGTTTACACAGACGGAACGGAGAGAGTagactatcttactaatgttataaatgctaatgttttgatggatgtttgtttgaaggtaactccgAAACGGcacaacgaatcttgatgaaatttatcatagatgtagaacatagtctggaggaacatatagtaaacttattgttttttttttgacagcTTGTCGTAAATAAAGTTGAGCTTTATAAGATTGATacaaggtttttttatttaaaagtcaatTACTCAATTTAATCTGCTATAAAAATTTGCTCTGCTCTCCGTCAAGGTCTGTGTAAACGGACCTTTAGGATCAAAACGAAAAAAACTCGGTAAGAATCGTAAATGTCAAATGTTacgaaatttttacttttagacagttaatgaaaattgtaacctaaaattatattgtaaaatatttattttacaaatgtatCATCAGTGGAAATTCACCTTAAACTATAGTTAAACAACCTTCTAAGCTCAATAAGATATATATACTAGTTATAGAAGCGTAAGAATCCAGTACCAATGTTctagtaattaatttgacgAAGCAGTCAGATTATAAACTGACAATGGCGAGATGGGGAATATATTGATGGCATAGgattttgttctattttaaatcattattttcacacagttaaataactaaatcttatttaaaatcaggCACTTTTAACACCGAAATTTCGGcgaaacgtaaaaaaataatttttttttcgatatttttttttccttatcatttatacaaaacttttataattaatatagtattttgtaatcgtaattttttttttggtttttttatacaacttttttttaattatatatttatctacaTTTTGTTGCGTTTTGTAACTTcacaatataatatgttagttTTGCCCGACTTAAAGgagagtaatatttttaaaggtatGTCAAATAAGACCTACACAACTGGACCAGTATTAACGAGAGAGGTGTCAATAGCTTCATAATCTCCGGTGTGTCATAAGGGATGTCATACAGttcgatttatttatatcaactaCTTTAgttttgaatatatatatattttttaacttcaacatattgattttgttttttttttagttttttttatagtttaaaacttGCATATTATATTGTGTCAAATAGTCAAATACAGTGGTAACTGAATAAACGAGAGTCCAAAAGAGAttttctcgctcatagaggtttctctccgGCCAGAATTTCTCGCTGATAGAGGTTTCTCTTCAACcagaatttctcgcttatagggGTTTCTCTCCAACCAGAATTtttcgcttatagaggtttctctccaaccagaatttctcgcttatagaggtttctctccaaccagaatttctcgcttatagaggtttctctctaacctaaatttctcgcttatggaggtttccTCCAACCAGAATACCTCGCTTATAGAGTTCATCAGAACAATGACCCTCGTTCAcaaaggtttctcgcttatccaggttccaatttatttatacaaaactatCTAATCttacgaattatttttaaatgtaatcactcttttttggttattataaaaaaattatgtcaattttatttatgtacaacattatctaaatgtgaatattatttttttacaataattacgttttttatatgtttactttatttttaactgtaatatactatattttatcaCATGCAtagaatttaaacatattgttttaaacatatatataatatgtcgACGGACAACCTGACCAATGTGGTTGCTAAGAAATTTCgtattaattactatttaatacGAAAAATTAGGTTTAAGactactattttatatacgttaagttaaaaaagtCAGTGGATAAAggcttttattatataatctgtagatgaatttcatacaaatttaacGTCCATTGGattttctaaatgtttttttatattttaaattacaacactAAAAGAATTTACTGCAACAAAGTCTTCAGAGACAATTTGTGTTACAgattagattattattattattaggatCTATGGTTACAAACTTATCTAGCTCAATGAGAAAGCTTTTAACACGGTTTGTTCtgtcacaaaaaaatatagaacttATTTAGGTatagaaaaatgttataaaagaaaaaataataagacagCTAGATTAAGACAAAATTATGatacttttttgtaattttaaggaGGGCGTTAGTGTGCTGTTATGATCTTTTGTTACTATAtaccgggtcagataagtcTGACGGTCTATACTTGAAATGCTAAAATCAATAACGTCAAATATCTAACGAGTCTAAATAAATACCAAATGTCAAAATACTAGCAAAAGATTACGTtaaagatgattttttttagattttttttgatattttaacgcaaaaattgttattttaaagtcCTAGGAACttagaaaataattcataaaaatcttTCCAGTACATTAATTAACACAGACAggacaaacaaacattatttttaatatatatagagagaagtctaaaaatataaaaaataacatttaatggtCATTTAAATacgatattaaaatacatccatacattatACAAATCAACTAAAATTACTCCTTATATAAACATCTTATATACTTACACATCTACATATTGAACCCTCGTAGCCTGTTAAGCCTGGTCTCCAGGTCTTCGATTGTCTTCTCCTCATCAGTGTGCCAAGGTTCCTGCTTTCTCCTACCTTCGCCGGGAGCCATTAGGAAACTACTGCCCGACTTACCGGGACTCTCTGTGCTGGAAGGGTAAAGATCacatgatataaattaaacacttgacttacAATCTGCAAATCCTGGGTTCAATTCCCGCAATGTATTTAgacacatatatacatttatctgactTTGTTActgtaaaggaaaacatagtgatgctgcacatatctgaggaGAAATTCAAATGTGTGACCGCAGTCGGTGGAAACAAATCTATTCCAGAACTAATCCTGATGCTGACCAGGATCTTCAGCCATGAGCTAAATCTAGAAAGAGAGAAGTCTAATACACTGAGCTGTAGTTGACCATatcctagtcacccttaaccttttttttttttattgggcggcgctatgccgccctctcCTTCTCCCCCTGGCGTGTTTTGGGCCAGAGACTTTAGTGGttctttattataatcattaaaagtgacccttaacttagggtaggctccccTCAGTGAGGACATATGATGgtgtgagctgatgatgtcTCACCTGATGTACTCAGTGCTTGCTGCAAGCTCAGCGCTGGTATCCTCATGGTTGTACAACCAGACACCTGCAGGAGCTTGCTTGTGATCTCTCACCTGGAAGTCTGTCACATAATGACGTGCTGGTGTCGTGAAGTCCACATCTAAAGGTTGACCTGGAATTATAGATCTTAGTAATAACGATCGgagataagcgagaaacctttaCAAGCGAGAGTATGTCCGGTTATAACGGataacctccataagcgagaaacctttaCAAGCGAGAGTATGTCCGGTTATAACGgacaacctccataagcgagaaacctttaATAGCAGGAGTCTTTGTCCGGTTATAACGGCCAACCTCcgtaagcgagaaacctttaCAGGCGAGAGTATATCCGGTTATAACGGACAACCTCcgtaagcgagaaacctttaCAAGCGAGAGTATGTCCGGTTATAACGgacaacctccataagcgagaaacctttaATAGCAGGAGTCTTTGTCCGGTTATAACGGCCAACCTCcgtaagcgagaaacctttaCAGGCGAGAGTATATCCGGTTATAACGGACAACCTCcgtaagcgagaaacctttaCAAGCGAGAGTATGTTCGGTTATAACGgacaacctccataagcgagaactTTCTAGAAGTGAGAAAATAATCTCGtataatgcaaatatttggatggatgaatgtttgtagtaaaataattatcaaatgtttgtatagatctggatgaaatttgacacagagaTAGATAAGAGTCAAGAATAGCATATAAGCTAAATCTTTAACTGAAAAAATTGGTCTTTTTCTTCatagaaagaagaaaaaacgAGATAAAAACTCAATTTTTTGAATACCAATGGcgaattaatttacattaaacatcTTACTGGTATGACATTTGTTACAGTTCCGAAGGTTTTACCTGGATGTAATCTCTGATCCATCCTCAATTCCCCAAAACCTTCGCTAAGCCGCTTCAGACTGGCATCAACTCCACTCTCAGACCAGGCTGTGTCAGGTCTGAGACAGTCACCAGGTGGTGGATACCAGGGCTTTGAGGGTTTGATGCCTTTCGATATTGTAGCGCCTGAACATAATTTGTATAGTGTGATTTTCAATCACTGTAGTCTTTCTTTCTCACTCTCTTTCTATGAATATGTTCTATAGAAAATAGGTCTAGATTATAATCTAGACcagttttgataaaattttgtatattttttaatttcaaaattaatcagACTTCAAACTTAGACCTACAGCGAGATGGGTTCCAGTAGACCgtgctatattttatataagaatttttcatattatatacagacattacaattttatttgtatatttaaaaagataatttcagCTATTATGTGTAATCAAACCAGTGAGAAATTCGGGTTagagaaacctctaaaagcgagaaactcgggttagagagaaacctctaaaagcgagaaactcgggttagagagaaacctctaaaagcgagaaactcgggttagagagaaacctctaaaagcgagaaactcgggttagagagaaacctctaaaagCGAGAAATTCTGGTTAGAAAGATACCTCtaaaagcgagaaactcgggttagagagaaacctctaaaagcgagaaactcgggttagagagaaacctctaaaagcgagaaactcgggttagagagaaacctctaaaagCGAGAAATTCTGGTTAGAAAGATACCTCtaaaagcgagaaactcgggttagagagaaacctctaaaagcgagaaactcgggttagagagaaacctctaaaagcgagaaactcgggttagagagaaagcTCTAAAAGCGAGAAATTCTGGTTAGAAAGATACCTCTAAAAGCGAGAAattcgggttagagagaaacctctaaaagcgagaaactcgggttacaGAAAAAGCTCTAAAAAGCGAGAAattcgggttagagagaaacctctacaaGCGAGAAATTCGGGTTAGAGATAGCTctaaaagcgagaaaaatatcaaattctcgcttatccagctTCAAATATaccttataaagaaatataactcACCATTATCAGCAGCAGCAGATTCAGCGACTGCGACCGGTTTCCTGTCCATCTTCTTAGGTGTTGTATCTTCTAGACTGAGCTTGTCCAGTTCAGCCAACATTCTCTCTTCACCGTCGAATACAAAATCTCTTTCTGATTCCTTTCTACGTTGTCCAGGTGGTGATGGTATTTTACCTTCtggaaacatattttatgaatggatatttatttttagccctttttttttaatttttcattacatttatattgatttgagagggtgatttttttttaacttacatcAGGTATCtttctattataaatgtgaatgcttaaatgtatggatggatatttgtataTCTCCAAAAAGCGCTAAACTCACAAAGAGAAGAGCACATACgctattaaatatgttttttttaatcattgcaaacgaagtcgcgagcgaaagctagttataaaataaggagagaaataacaaaatttaacttcaCTTATAAAATCTATGATTATAGACAGGGTAATTTTACTCTCACCTTTATCTCTCTTCTCCTCTGGAGTTCCACCACCAGGTGGAGGTGGTGTATCCAGCAGTTCTTTCAACTCCTGCTCCAATTCCGCAGTATCGATATCGTCTACCGTCGTACCCAGAGCTTTCTCCACTTCGTTGTATGTCTCTAACACCTAGATATAGTCgaagaaataaattaccaACCCACTTTAAGAGACATCATCAAAGATTTCATTATCTGTGACAACAACAGATCTTACAatatcatatatatatatataaaagaaagtcgtgttagttacactatttataactcaagaacggctgaatctatttgactgaaaatttggtgggcaggtagcttagaaccaggaaacggacgtaggataatttttaccccgttttctattttttattccgcgcggacggagtcgcgggtataagctagtatcttataaatattataaatgggaaagtttg
The nucleotide sequence above comes from Papilio machaon chromosome 28, ilPapMach1.1, whole genome shotgun sequence. Encoded proteins:
- the LOC106713090 gene encoding AT-rich interactive domain-containing protein 5B, with product MEKPSYKLVGAPCGQHGQYTFYKALRLSGKRERIVAIGDFFFVRIWQDSELVSIGELQLLWTDRVSDQTLVSLRLYFLPENTPEGRCQHGEDEVLAINDKVVVRAEDLLSWVSEGSGWRWGLRAVWRGACAPPADPSVTAPLHHTKLDFSDVEREKSAISIDEDSPGVMVFSYPRYCRYRALLARLDGIQADWLRDSLVAALGGYAAPTRNTRILYCKETFEYPELEGHEFVCNHLAPRLKGRPRGRRRRARSRSASRSDSDDPDAVMPREHPPTPRRLSLRNGGLERRSDEESEGQGEGQSQEDKEFLQELSKFHKERNEDFNTMKHLCLRSLYKGVSMRGGYEAVCRARLWRALSPDQPARARRHYERFLLPFENHERKNGSKFQKINGHNEPKDTIEVKDSPLREIDSIKDREEREQRLRTPSPKKDKVLLDNETGEVVKTEDLNVTSKPAEELNREFLDSLKEELPKEDKSCMKISVKPVEKLRDTEENRDAMYLNELTQKFSLASADAVLLQQLAADRKILNGHPPNPPTQQPPTSSPQHVQPQTTHTTQPDQRSGRPLGRSSLRAVRVKPTRPPPPPPPPTTPSVPPLGADSASSPQPALNNFGIHHPHTPPAATTTVNNATTVTATATTVTTASNSDDEIVEVPYKPKTPEIIDLDEYPESPQEIKKKKLDILKERGLEVTAVPPAPPAPPAWPLAPHLPPLAPLVLNPAMQHQIMTQAQLFHMYNILPPHLPNGVRPPKVIQGTGIFGSSGPEKTVYGNPKDPFMPPPHVLHGVPVRPQRAIQSPPPPHQVLDLTCKLTPQTPHKPAVEIVRVPTSPPKPPTPQNLAKNYTLIDGKAVVGSNLEITLVNPKSQTPPKRPPQKRSSNGKFMSAKTSTPPKEYPKPYQQSPAKKNPITIPTYHTRDDTSPSSTGSRDSNPLKSPSLAQMMELQKSSMPPMAVPFMDPVYMSALYSSLGHMDQRQLAVYRDLVASQFRGYSGLLNIGTPTTKN